The Solirubrobacterales bacterium genome window below encodes:
- the thiL gene encoding thiamine-phosphate kinase — protein sequence MSETSRIHSLVERFGGSAARIVVPSGDDAAVVIPGGAVAVTSVDSVVENVDFTLADWPLEAVGHKAVAIALSDLAAMGVTPGEIYIAAGVPKSLSEEDFAALADGIEAAATAHGVVVAGGDLSAAGELWLSVTVVGYAASEDAIVRRSGAKPGDVVAVTGDFGRAAQLLGGIPPNGDAFADDPALAKQFAPKPRLAAGAALATNGATAMIDVSDGLARDAGHVAMASGARLEISLESIPLAGTVSDARFAAASGEEYELLATLPQERWESARKAVAETGTTLTAIGRVTEGSGAALLDPEGARVEIRGFDHFD from the coding sequence ATGTCTGAAACATCTCGAATCCACAGCCTGGTCGAACGCTTCGGCGGCTCGGCGGCTCGAATTGTCGTACCGAGCGGCGACGACGCCGCTGTCGTGATCCCGGGAGGAGCAGTGGCGGTCACCTCCGTGGACTCCGTGGTTGAAAACGTCGACTTCACACTTGCAGACTGGCCGCTTGAGGCGGTCGGCCATAAGGCCGTAGCGATCGCGCTGTCGGATCTCGCGGCGATGGGCGTGACTCCGGGTGAGATCTACATCGCCGCCGGCGTACCCAAGTCCTTGAGCGAAGAAGACTTCGCTGCGCTTGCTGATGGAATCGAGGCGGCCGCCACTGCGCACGGCGTAGTCGTTGCCGGAGGCGACCTTTCAGCCGCTGGCGAGCTGTGGCTGAGCGTGACGGTTGTCGGATACGCCGCCTCCGAGGACGCGATAGTCCGACGCTCCGGCGCGAAACCCGGAGACGTCGTCGCTGTGACCGGCGACTTCGGCAGAGCCGCGCAACTACTCGGTGGCATTCCGCCAAACGGAGACGCTTTTGCCGACGACCCGGCGCTCGCCAAACAGTTTGCCCCGAAGCCGCGGCTCGCAGCTGGGGCCGCGCTGGCAACAAACGGCGCGACCGCGATGATCGATGTCTCGGACGGGCTCGCCCGCGACGCCGGCCATGTGGCCATGGCCAGCGGCGCCCGCTTGGAGATCTCACTGGAATCGATCCCACTTGCGGGGACCGTCAGCGATGCGCGCTTCGCCGCGGCAAGCGGAGAGGAATACGAACTGCTTGCCACGTTGCCGCAGGAGCGCTGGGAATCCGCTCGCAAAGCGGTCGCCGAGACCGGAACAACGCTGACCGCAATCGGTCGGGTGACCGAAGGCAGTGGAGCCGCGCTACTCGACCCCGAGGGAGCCCGCGTCGAAATCCGGGGTTTCGATCATTTCGACTGA